The genomic window aaggcaaTTTGATTCCCTAATAACTTATTCAAATCagcaatcattttttaattgttttttaactactgatgatacaaaaaaaatatataataaattaaaataaaacaatataatattttattgatgaaatttaaTAAGTTCAAGTTTGCCGAAGGGGTCAAGCTTAAGTGATTTGGCTAccaaattaccttaaataaaaattgttgttttcaacatcattatttaattatcattttttttaataagtttttattaattgattattttactattatatcaataattattgaaattattagtaTGTACATTTCGATCCTCGATGAACAATTTGTGCAATTACATTgtgaaatgtaattttaaaaaataaaaaaaagattttttttattagaatttaattaccaaaaacagctgcattttttacattagaaCAAAGCTTTCGTGCAATATAATTAATGtgacattatattaataaaaaatataaggaCTTTTACACGAAcacttttatatattaaagtCCATTTTTCTATTCCAATTAAAACAAACTAAAGAATTATAttcttgtatttattaatttgtaagaaaaaCAGAATTGTAACATATCTATCTTGGGTCATTATTTGACTTAAGTATCATatttctgaataataataattattttgaaatgctcaatcaatattttaaactcagtacaattttttaatgaatacagaaaactaaatgtttaattatataaaccgtgtaaaatatttataactgcttagattgaaacaagaaaattttaaatgttaaattatgtacAAGGtgtcatatttttttcattttgacgCAATTTTTTTCACCTCactttaattatgtaaatttaaattgcaTGCCACCTTAAaagtataaacttttaaattaaccaCAATGAATGATTGTTAATGTTCGCATAAATACATTCCTTGCACGGTTTCTACTTTCAGTGATAGTCTTCGCAGGTAGAGAAATTCGGAAGTAATTCTAAGACAATGTGGTATTGCCTGCCGTTAAGTTACTTTTATTGCTTTTATGATGTTCCTTGGGCGAATAATCTTAATTGCAAtctattcaacttttttttctgcCACACGAATTATGTTATGGTACTCGGTTAAAGCTCTCGAAAAGTCTGTTTAAATATGCGTCTATAATCTTATTGTGAAATACATCTTTCCACAAATTCAACCCTTATAACCTGAAAAAATAATCTATAGAAAACttataagaatgaatttttattgacttCGAGTTAAAACGTGGTTATTGAAACAAATGCCTAggtactcgaaataaaattttgctaagtttaaatttttactaacaAAGTGCTAGCTTTAATGACTTCATTCTCTCAAAAAGCGTCTTCTCTTTTGGCAAGTTTTGTTTAATCCTCTTTTAGAATTACTGGCCATTTCGAATTGAATCTTTTGTTgttttgtgatttaaaaaaaaaccggtgataaactaatttttgtaagttttcAAATCCTGTCCttaagttaataatataaacgtGAAAATATTATTCTCAACTATCGGATTTTACTTTTAACTTATCCTATTAATtcctaaatttgattttgaaaagcGTAAAAAGTATGACTTACATGAAATACCGGAAAGTGAAAGAAATAACGAGGTAGTTAAGTGGGGAAAAGGTTAATATAAGTTCGTtcgtcgatttttttttttaaatatcaaccgTTTACGTTTTCATGTTCATTGACTCGATGGCCAGTGATTAATCATCTTCCAACCAATGCTCCCAATTGTAACTAATTTcgttccaaattttttaagatgcGTGAATGGTGATGATGCCATAAATATTCGTGGgacaaaaaactaatttcgtAAAGGTGTTATTTAAggtattatttttgcatttatgattatttttgtatatgttttctaaataatgattttaagcttatatttgattaatctattttctttaaagCTATATGctaagctttttttattttaatttaaaaggtgctactaaatatttaaaatttaaaagacacaaaatgaaaattttaattttgatatttattcaagaaaaaatacaatacggcatgtaataatttgaaattgtttatattttgtatagcaatataattaaaaaataattttaattgatagaaGATAAGTAAGGTTTGATTTATAGagtaaatttttgtacttaGAAAAATTTAGgttgtattataattattagttaCGGACTTATTTGAGTCTTAAAATCGATGGTAGCGTCTCTCTTTAAAAAAGATGTTAGTCATTCTCAGTTGGCAGAGACATATCataatgaatattaaacaattaatataaatgatagAATTATAGGGGATTATTAAAATCGATTAGACTATTAGAAGATATCCAACTGATTATGAACAGAACAAAACGATAATGGCTCagtgtcaaaaataaaaaaatactcatagttgttttttaaattgtaagagATTTATTAAGAACACTTGATATAGGACtgaaaaacttgtttaaatGCATGGATATAGTCGCTGCTTTTTGctacatttatttataccattaattaatatttaaatcttataCACCACATCTCCTAAAAATCATAATGATACAATGTGGCTCAAAATTTAAGCGCAAATTTAAAATCGGAATcactttcatttatttttgtttctattcTGAAATAATGGAAGGAAAAAACAGAGAGATTATTAAATATAGAGATAAATTActcgttttatataataaatagtatgaTAAAATATTCTAGCTCCGCCATTTCAACTTAAGATGTATATCCTGCTGTTAATTATCTATAAAACTCTAGGGAGAAAATAGAACACGTCGCAGAACATTTAATTTGTGTTCTGCTTTACAAAGTTTTACATTCACCTCTTCTCATGTGGGAATGCTTCATGTAATGTGATTTTAACCCGATTGATCTATCCTTTCTTAAGTGTTCTTGAggttaatcaatatttaaaaatattttttaattatatttttgtactttttggcagaggaaattgtttttaatgatatttataaggttgttttttaaagaatttaaattttaaggttGTTATTGTATTAagtttataccaaaaattttgtgaaattatatttttgcattttgacTACGAATCAGAGAATTCATATAAAATGATGATGgcataaaatatatagatttcGAGTAACCAAAAGGAATATTGGATAGAAATTTGTGTCTAATAAAATTAGCAACGCAAAATGTTTACCTCCAATTTCCAagtgttttgtttttctagTTCTAAGCTCCTAAGTAGAGCGGGAGATACGCAGTCTATATATTACATGATTCGAATACTTGTAATggataaataataactttccaGACATCTAACTACTTTTCCCATTACCATAATTATGGTATTCGAAAATTCATTTTGTAGACTATAATTTCTAAAAGAATTACTTGTCCTATTTCAGGTTGTGTCCTATTTGAGATTATTTCATAATCTTATTAATTCTTCATTTTTAAGGATGTTTAAGATGTGTAACTTTATACATAAGTAGTTCACGatgtaattacaataaaaaacgaTCGCGCGTTTATAAGATGACTCGCGTCCGTTCGTAATATGATACTTCACAGTGAACTTTATGATCGGTGACGTGCCCAAAGTTTTGTGTTGCGTGCCATTGGCTCGCCATTCCTAAACAAAGACGTAACAACTAAACGTTAATcacgttattaaaaattataacttaaaaaaatcaataaatcccaattaaaatgaaacggatatctaaaaaatttctcCAAGGTTCACATTGCTGAGAATATATTCACCATCGATGTAATGTCACGcagtttaaattaatgaacctgcatttcttatatttgaaatatagctTCCTAAACATCCTTAAACAGAGACCTAATaagcatttttaatttgatcacTATTTTAttgtgatgatgatgatgatgatgatgattattttttttttttgtaaatgtatgtacttaaaattttatttaatgttcgaatatatatgaaaatttttattttgtgattaaaaaatttcgaatactAAACCTTCCAAAAAAAATCGCTGCCTTGATAGTTTAATGCTGAATgttattttcagaaattttgccatgtaatttttaattagcttaTATATCTTTGTggattaattgtaaaaataaattatttttgaaacagtATTCAATATTACATTTAGGATTGCATTCGTCTTGAAAATACTTTACACGTTCTAATGCGCATTCCTCGATGGTTTCGTATTTTTAATAAGTCTGGGATATATCCTTCAAATTCGAAATAAAGTTATCCGTCTGCCGGTCAGTAATCGAAGGGACTACCTTAACAGCGAaactatttttctttgaaaattttatggtcTGGTAGAGATGGGtgcttttaatgaaatttagtgacaaaaatttgtaatagaTAGAAAAAcagataaatagaaaattatataaaaattattacttccaAATGGATAAAGAAAGCGACACAAAAGATTGAGGGAATCACatttgacaaaatattaaagtttagcAACCAAGAATTTAATaaggataaataatttttatttatatggaaTTTCGATTATCGACTGGCGTATAGTAAACTTCCACCCTCGAATTTTCTGGTTATTACcctgaataattataaaaaacaagtcgAGCATTGAACGTGTTAAATTCTGAGatttgtttaagaaaaagttttcaaaacgaATGAGaattcttgtaaataaatattgtaaatattttaataaatttaaaaaatatatattttttagattgtATGCATGTTTCAGAAGTATTCGATTTcactacaaaaaaacaaaaataaatttatataattaatcgCCGATATCgttattttgtattgaaatcGAACTTGTTTATCAGTTATAATGAAATATGTGGAAAAAATTCTATTCCACCcccttttttgtattataacaaATAGATAACTAAGTTTTTATTATGGTGCTTcaatgctttttatttttattttacaaaaatagttCCAAAATTAGTTCTTAAAATTGAAACCATAGTTAAATTTTGTCCTGAGGAATGCGAATGATATCATTGATTTCAGCTACTGTCCtttttttttccgaaatatatatttaataattttatgtttggttcgcaattaaaaatttgctataAATGAGAACGTCTTACAAAAGTATtcgtatagaaaaaaaatgttggacTAGGCTTGATATCATAATTTCTGGGGCACCGGTACTATTTTGTTCAATTCGAAATCACGGTATGATCTTTccttctaatatttttaaagaaacggTACTCGAAATTGTGAGATTCAGATACAGTTACATTACATTTCTAAGCtttaattgttgtttaaaattaaatttaattattcggatatttaaagatttaaaacgcaaatattaataattttatattaatctatacaaatttattgtttaaacaggggtatgttaaaataaatatatgaattttaactattattcaCGATGTCTGTGATATCGGCTACATTTCCaggctaattttttaatataattagtcACATACCATAATCCAAGATCATGTGGCAGTAACAAATTCGCCATAAACTCTAAAACGCtagtaataaacttttattttaagatcagGCTAAGGGTACTTACTATAGCCTGCAGAACACTAAATTTGTGTTTATTgccgtttttataaaatttttgataaaaaagaaacaaccaCAAATATTGACGGATATgtcaattttaactttatttttgttaaattcaataaaatacaataaacgaaagaaaatatttgaagcgGGTGTTTCTATTTAAACTTTAACGTTACGTAACTAATCCATATTATTAGCTCTACTATTCGATACTAGATAGTTCTGTTCTGTAAGTATGATGCATTTCATCAGCATCgaaaaaaagcaataatacCTATTGTCATTAAGGattcaaattttccaattaaattttctctctatgaaacattttcaatttcttttaagtGCGTTTTAGTATCGTTTTCACGTATCTCATCTTTTCTGTAGAGATTTTATGGCGTATTTGTTACATATGCCGGATCTTGAATtactagaaatattaaaaaatacaattatttctaCATAAGtttgtgaatttttaaattttaatttatatcatgTGTGTATACTACTAGCGCAAGTGTGCCGGCAAATACTAATACTTCATGTTAAAACAAAGTTAATTGCTTTCGaccgaaaatttataaatgtcgATCGCCACCCCTTCAGTTGACATTTATGCCAAATTTGTCTTAGTAACTATCGAAATTTTGCCAATTTTGTATGCCAATGAtcgtaatattataaatttttattcaaattctaTATCGATATAATGGGGTAAATTTCAATTTCGCTACTTGCCTCATCTTGGAATAATATAATCAGATGatgtttttcaattcaattcaatattttgataattgttatgaattttatggacaaatttgtagaaataaaacaattacgAAATAAATAGTTTCAGACAcaatttcactttcaatttGATGTGTTTTAATATACGCACATCTGAAATACAGCattgaaatatcatttttttgggtTGCATTTTAAACCACGCTTtagtgtttgtttattacatttacagaattagatataataaaaatgaatcaattgTCCACTCACAATTAATGAACTTATGACGCCAATAAGTAGATAGCCTAGTGAATTAAggattgtagaaaataaattaagtaagggaaataaacatttgtttatatAGTCCAGCAAGCTAGTGGTATCAAAGTTGTGgtcaattatattcaaaatgctCATTTTCGTTGAAGTGGTCGGTAGCATATAACACAGATACTGAAAATTAGATACCATACATACTGAAAAATTCGCATTGAGTTCACATGAGTGATGATTTAGATAGACTGTGTTCAACTGATTCATTTTCTTTACATCCGattgtactttaattatagtaccatgttaaaaattttgtaaattataaaattattaaaactattcagtataaaaagaacaatattgtgataaaaataattttagatttgtaaaaaacaaattaaaatcgtaTGTCTAATTACACaacattttataacaaacttatgtaataaataaatgaataaaaaatgtatgattttattttatactaggTTCTATCATCATCTTGATTCACGTCATTCATTAGAAACAGGGGTGCTGCTAGCCCTCCCATGGGCGCCTATGTATTCTTTGCCTGAACTAAACAATTGAGTTTTTACTTACATATTTCTGTCAAATTTAACCGCATAATTGTTTGAACACGGACTTAcagcaaaatatgagtaccgcattttatcaattgattcttgatcagaaaagcttatagattaatattctggagcttgccagaaacccatttggtccaatttttgcatacccccccccctccacagaaacagttaaatgacattttttgaatcaagtaaaagttactctagGTTCTACAggtcatttaacgtcaaaaaggctctttgtgattttttcgtaaacttcttcgttttcgagatattaacagtttaatgtttggaaaaactaaaagctgaaaaacggggctcacaattacattttttaacttatcaaaattctaaaataatttttgaacatcCTTTAATAAGTTCTGAAGTAAGGAAAGGaacgatttttaattatgtcaagatgtttacaaaattttcaattatactgactaaataattcgaatttggtcaatttttcatctctcatcattttttcataacACACCACGAGATGCATTAtaacttcaataattttaatttgtacacAGTAATCTTGTAAGATATGACATATCGGATTTTGATCCCTGAATTTGAACACAGAAGTCGTGTAAGATGTGACAATCATATCAGATTTTTAtccatgaattaaaaaaatattttactactgTATCATATAACTCGATTAGACTCAAgaggaaataaataataaatatagtacTGTCTGTCTATACGATATATATAGAAGTTTTAACAAGAAATAACTAACTAAAAATATCCCAAAGGTATTTAATTCCCGATACAAGTAATAAAAATGTTccataaattcaattaatttggaTGAAAGATAAAACTATcgaagataaataatattaatattacatacAAGATGCTATTGGTTTACTTAATTAAACTATAGAACTTCTGGAATATGAATTCTACGACAATTATTTTGTCTTATTTTAGCAGATTGTTTCGTCAAACATCATGCTATTACTGGTTCGAGTGGTCGAGGAATTGATTCATCTACGAACTCCAACCCATACCCACACCCAGACATGTGTGAGATGACCACACACATTGTGATGTCAATGTTAAGCTCTATTTTCATGTTGATGCTAAACGCTTAGTTTAAGCGTCAAATTAGGTCACATGATCAGTCCATCCCGAGCTTCCATCTTGACAAAAACTTAGCAGCGTCACATCGTAAAAtgataaacaaagttttcaTGCTTGAATTTGATAGTACtgactaaatatatttttattcaaatatctaACTAATCCATAATTGGTAATCGCATGTAAGCAGATATTATGGATATAGTTGTTTATTTCTCATTACGATATCTGTTATTCAAAACGGGGTTAgtgaatttattttagtatatgtACATCTCAAGTTATCAACGATATGGATATTTTTTTGACGCTTGGCGCTGAATTAATTTATAACTCTATTTTTTTCAGCTTGGTGGAACactaatttgacgctcaaagccAGCGTCAAGCTTCATCATGCCTGATTTGTTCGACGACAATTCACTCATATAAGGATCGGAGtggaatatttatgaaaatcaagaaattaaaaaaatatctttattgtttttttttttcatagaaaataataaaaaattaaaattaaaaaaaacattttgtataacggtatttacaacaatttaaaaaattataatactatagttaaaaatatggtttttaaaaCTGTAAGTTTTGAAACAGGAAACAAAGAGAATAGGATAGGGATAATGTAGTGTCACCTAGTATTCGAATcgaatacatttttacttaaaataagttGTGTCCTTTACTCATatcaaaaagaataaataatgattGCGATGAAAAATTCATGCGTATTAATGTgcgtaaaaaatttaagatgttATTTTCTCGTAGATTATTACGCATGCGTATCtattaaaatgatgaatttatTCATTTAGATGCGAGTAAAGAACGCAATTAAAATCTatacacattaaaaataatgtaagatGTTTTTATCAATCTTCATTGACTAACAAAAACCACGTGATGATGTCACCAAACAATGCTGATTTTCGAATATTCGAAATAATTTGTGCCATAACACAACGTCATCTTTTATCCCTTACTCTTGGAGAAAAaccatataattaaaattaatatgtacgTTGTTTTGTGTTGAAGATGAGAGATCATCCATCTGAATGaagtaaaatagttataattaaaattaaaacgatGGGGCGCCATAAGAACTACTTGGGGGACCAGCTGGTGCAGGTCCTGCTGGTGCTCCATAATCTCCTGATGGTGCTGGTGCAACACTATTTGGATATCCGCCTTCTTCTTtctgtaaaattatataaaaaagaaattagcgTATAATGAGACTGTTTTTTTGGAGGTGGATTCCAAGCATATTGATGCTTACCTGTGTTTTGTATCGAATGAAGTAAACTTCTGGTTTACTTGGTTGTGTTGGAACTGGTTGAGGTAATTGAATTTCTGGAGCTTCTTCTGGTTTCTTAACCAATACGTAAACAAGTGTCTTTTGTTCATCTTGTGGTTGGGCTGGAATGACTGGTGCTGTTGGAGTTGGGGGAGTTGGAGCCTGTTTAAAGTATCGACATTAATtagtgaattaaaattatagtaaaattaaaataataacaataaataaaagagGGGTGCCGCAAGTGGGTTCCTAGCAACAAGAAAAAGAGTTCTCTGCGCCTTCCTGAAAACGACCTGCTACCCGAACACGGGACTTCTTCGTGTAAGAGGCGCTATTAAAATCGAATGAAGCTATAGAATTTTGTTGAGGCCAGACGCCATGCAGAAAGACCACAGCTTCTCCGCCGGGATCTCGTTCAGGattgatggatccaaggtttcggacccgaacagtaaaattaaaaacaattatacaaaattattgtaagaATTTACCTTGATGAAGATGATTTTGTAATGTTTCTGTGCTGGTGGATATTCTAGTGGTCTTCTTGGTGCTGGATATTCATTATCTGGTGGTGGCACATGTACATATACGTGTTTATGAACGGTAGGTGCTTGTTGAGGTGGTCCATATTGTGGTCGGGGTGCAGGAGCTGGATAAGATCCACCTGAAGGGCCTTGTGGTGCAGCATATGAACTAGGTGGTTCTGGTCGACATGAGACTGCTATGATTACTGTTGCTAAAACCTGTAAAAAAACATCAAACCATATAAATATTACCACCTTCTTAATAAAATACCTTGCCTGTGGAGTACATGATATAGAGATATATAGAAGTTGTATTATGTTCCAACAATTTCAGTATGATAAACTGGGTCTTGTAATAAGtttcatttctatttttaaatgttcgcgttgaaaagatttaataataatttcataagtaattccgtaaaaaaatttttataaaaaactaatttaaaacaagttaaatcaaacaattgactgagttaattgttgaaataccaagtatagaAAGGATGGAATATCAGTTTAGaatagaagagtttaaaaaactaacacaattatggtgagatttcggccgccatttatttggttttggaaaacttcgaaaatttttgaatgtattttttgtttgtttttcgagATTGCTTTAGAagactactagttgaagctatctgcAAGTTTGCAACTCCttatcttttttcaattttggagaaaatggacatcaaaattttgtcctaatttgcgccctcgggtaaacagtgatgcttataaaaaaatgcttcaaataaatgttatcccaaatttttgttcgtagcatcaatatttttaagcgttacaaacttgggactaaacttagtataccttgatatatttcacatatacatggtataatcatcattttaaaacgATATCAATATGCCAAAAACTATGTGTAGAACTTATACGTACTAATAACACATAATTCACGgtcaaatattatacattttaaatattaatttcatttaccaaAAGTGAATTATCTATCCTTAACGGAATACTTACCAGGGCcatctttaaacttttgtagGCCCTCCCTGGACACATAAAGATCACGAGGCCCTTGCGTATGTATAAGGATAAGATAAgggataattaattaaattatataaaatcattaaaagaaatataatacttCATAAGTTTGAGGCTAGAAACTTTGAAAATCgcaataattatcaattattttgtctTTGTTTGCACAGATCAATTATTATGCCATTGAATCGTGTACTTCACGCGTTGAATGGACCGACAGAGTTATATTTTTGATGGCAATCCAGAGCCGCCGTCGATTACGTGCCCCGAACACTTGCCCACTTTCAGTGGAAAGAGGGACAGTGATACAATGCTTATTTAGTGATATACCTATCGATAAACATAATTAGTAATGTGATCATTACCTAAGTAcagcttaaaattatttcatataattaataaaaaacaattaaaaattacatctcCATATCTTAAGTAGTATTTGCGTGATATTTGATCACCGTCACAGATAGGTACAAACGATTTAATAATATACCGACTAGATATGATCGATGGAATTAAGTTGTGGTAAGAATtagcataataaataaatttaagtcattctgtattaaaatataactacgaattaaactttttaatcttgAGTTAATTTCTTCTTATTGGGATAACATAAATAGTCACACTAGTTTGCGCAATGTACGCAAgcttaaaaaatctaatttctttatttattaacttgaaatattttataaagacttTTTCTTTACAGTTAATTactaaaagaacaaaaaatattcaaataataatcttaaaaaaaaaaataacattttacgcctatgatatattatgtataaggaaataaaatattaatgacattaatttatattaattaaaaataatgaagcaaaaatttcttaataattattatttataccacAGAGTTAATAATGGAAAACGTTAATATttgcaatattataataatattttagcataaaaaataaataaacatatttcaaaagattacaaaaatatttttttaatattatttcaacaatCTGAcacacatttaatttttaaattttttttttgtgtttgttttatgTGGGTGAATCATCAATAGGTATCTATCAAATTTCATCTtgcgaaaattttgaaacaagtgaatttaataacaatttgcCCCAGTTCGTATAAACTATGGATTGCGAAGATACAACATCTTTCATTGCTAACAATAGTATTGGAGTTGACATGCACttttatagatataaaaattcTAACCGAAACCGTCTGATGATTGTTTTGTAGGTTGATGGTTGCTGTAAAAACAAAACAGTTTCTTCACGTTTGGAAAGGCTTTTTCAAGACATTCAGCCTTAGGCTGCTGGAaagagttaaataaaaaaattttatctgatcTTCCAGCTGGGTGTTAAATGTAACAGTCCCTTTTTTGGTGttaaaaatctttattgaaTAAAGAAAACTGTCAGGagggattaaaataaaaattttcgtggCCAtagtacatttttaatttaatcttttttatccgactgtcaaggagtggttatgtttttcgtgggtatcttgtatgtaaatttctttattaccacgCGTAACTACCAAACGGCTCAatagatttcaacatttaaggtatctTTATATTTGTCACGAAAACCCGAGTCttacatagaaaataaaaatgttttaataaaaaaaaagttaacaaaaccTATCGAATACTGTAGTATCAAAATTAAGGAAATTTaaaggggattacaaaaatatatatacgttatatgtttaaatttaattaggaatgaTACATtggctttaaaattttaaaatagtataataagagggttttttttagtactgggacactaaaaagtctaaaataaaataaaaaataaaaaaaataaaaaacccgactgcgttataTAAAATCTGAAGAGAAAGTAACAAACCCAGTAGTTCACAAAGCGACTTTAATAGTTGCAttccattattgggaagatttgattGATTCTAGATTCTAAAGGGCTTcgattgttaaagtcgctatatgtaaactactgggcttgtttctttcttttcagattttacttAACCCAGCCgggtgtattatttttttaaattatttattttattttagactttttagcaTTCCACCACTAAAAATACCctcttattatattaaaacttttaaaccaatttattattcctaattaaatttaaattttaatagtaatctcctttcaatttcatttattt from Chrysoperla carnea chromosome 2, inChrCarn1.1, whole genome shotgun sequence includes these protein-coding regions:
- the LOC123293236 gene encoding proline-rich extensin-like protein EPR1; this translates as MLRYVLVLATVIIAVSCRPEPPSSYAAPQGPSGGSYPAPAPRPQYGPPQQAPTVHKHVYVHVPPPDNEYPAPRRPLEYPPAQKHYKIIFIKAPTPPTPTAPVIPAQPQDEQKTLVYVLVKKPEEAPEIQLPQPVPTQPSKPEVYFIRYKTQKEEGGYPNSVAPAPSGDYGAPAGPAPAGPPSSSYGAPSF